Proteins from one Pseudomonas sp. KBS0710 genomic window:
- a CDS encoding FUSC family protein, giving the protein MTGPVARVLAVMPKVWTPGSSGYVFRSLAAASLALWLGLQLNLDSPFSATSTVLLLIHPLQGAAVGKGLYRALGTALGLIAAVVLTGLFTQKMLLFILAIGLWLGLCVAAMTLLRHYHATAAVVAGYTVCLALGPAIVAPAQAFDHIVTRGSAVALGVLSLSLVATLFGRKTVELQLKQVLGDVCSRTLRLLATYYSGERETSRVEQGQLASDIAKVDDLLGIGRGESQLIRARLSTLQAGLAYLHAAVLHSVPTCAPALPACIHTGQALQQMAEARPDFFTTAAQVKALQDRLEDEPEHPARLSEPLADLSSALECFACLERTPPAPARAVGFHRHYGDALRNGIRALVATLATAAVWYLTAWDQGPSLLAVLGPYCTLLAATAAPTRGVAAFFKGTLYGVLAATVCKFLLLPHISGVALLIVVLSAFWIIGIQATTRPRHAFQGIAYLVTFNTLVSTAGTAQYDFIDFANQALAWLVALAICLLAFQLLPRNAERHVRAIKRAVHTSTRQLLRDGARMDLLKWQARQQHRIVSLQALTGPDAPLLHTAGYLSLQLSRSLQRLQDQARHLPPDTPSARCAQSGARRLSRFAAHPALNALQARRTARALTRLGARELAGCYQDAADLLAQYARAEGGAHLNLNNQGERT; this is encoded by the coding sequence ATGACGGGGCCGGTGGCGCGCGTGTTGGCCGTAATGCCCAAGGTGTGGACACCCGGCTCGTCGGGTTACGTGTTTCGCAGTCTGGCGGCCGCCTCCCTGGCGCTATGGCTGGGCCTGCAGCTGAACCTGGACTCACCCTTCTCGGCGACGTCGACCGTGTTACTGCTGATTCATCCGCTACAGGGCGCGGCGGTTGGCAAAGGCCTCTATCGAGCGCTGGGCACCGCGCTGGGGCTGATCGCGGCCGTGGTCCTGACGGGTTTGTTTACGCAGAAAATGTTGCTGTTCATCCTCGCAATCGGGCTGTGGCTTGGGCTGTGTGTCGCCGCCATGACCCTGCTGCGGCATTACCACGCCACCGCAGCCGTGGTCGCCGGCTACACCGTTTGCCTGGCCCTCGGCCCGGCGATCGTCGCCCCTGCGCAAGCCTTCGATCATATCGTCACACGGGGATCGGCGGTGGCGCTCGGCGTGTTGAGCTTGAGCCTGGTGGCCACACTGTTCGGGCGCAAGACGGTCGAGCTGCAACTCAAGCAAGTGCTTGGGGATGTCTGCTCGCGCACACTGCGGTTGCTGGCGACTTACTATAGCGGCGAACGTGAGACGTCCAGAGTTGAGCAAGGCCAACTCGCCAGCGATATCGCCAAGGTGGATGACCTGCTCGGGATCGGTCGAGGTGAATCACAGCTGATCCGCGCCCGGCTGTCGACCCTTCAGGCCGGGCTGGCATATTTGCACGCCGCCGTCCTGCACAGCGTGCCGACCTGTGCGCCTGCTTTACCGGCGTGTATTCACACGGGCCAGGCGCTGCAGCAAATGGCCGAAGCCCGCCCGGACTTTTTCACGACCGCCGCGCAGGTCAAGGCCCTGCAAGACCGCCTTGAAGATGAACCTGAACACCCCGCGCGGCTGAGCGAGCCGCTGGCGGACTTGTCCAGCGCCCTGGAGTGCTTTGCCTGCCTTGAGCGCACACCACCGGCGCCCGCCCGTGCGGTCGGTTTTCACCGCCACTATGGCGATGCACTGCGCAATGGCATTCGCGCCCTGGTCGCAACGCTGGCCACCGCCGCCGTGTGGTACCTCACGGCCTGGGACCAAGGCCCGTCGTTGCTGGCGGTTTTAGGCCCCTATTGCACCTTGCTGGCGGCCACTGCGGCGCCCACTCGTGGCGTTGCGGCGTTCTTCAAGGGCACGCTGTACGGCGTGTTGGCGGCGACGGTGTGCAAGTTCCTGCTGCTGCCTCATATCAGTGGCGTTGCGCTGCTCATCGTCGTACTGAGCGCCTTCTGGATCATCGGTATTCAGGCCACCACCCGGCCGCGACACGCGTTTCAGGGCATTGCCTACCTGGTCACTTTTAACACGCTGGTCAGTACCGCCGGGACTGCTCAATACGACTTCATCGATTTTGCCAATCAGGCCCTCGCCTGGCTGGTGGCACTGGCGATTTGCCTGTTGGCGTTCCAGCTGTTGCCAAGAAACGCCGAGCGCCACGTGCGCGCGATAAAGCGCGCCGTTCACACCAGCACCCGACAGTTATTGCGCGATGGCGCACGCATGGACCTGCTGAAGTGGCAGGCCAGGCAACAACACCGGATCGTGTCGTTGCAGGCGCTCACTGGCCCTGATGCCCCACTGCTTCACACGGCTGGCTATCTGTCACTGCAACTGAGCCGCAGCCTGCAACGCCTGCAAGACCAGGCCCGGCATCTGCCACCCGACACACCCAGCGCACGCTGCGCACAAAGTGGCGCCCGGCGCCTGTCCCGGTTTGCCGCCCACCCTGCGCTCAATGCCCTCCAGGCCCGACGCACTGCGCGCGCATTGACGCGCCTGGGCGCACGCGAGCTGGCGGGTTGCTACCAGGATGCAGCCGATCTGCTGGCGCAATACGCCCGTGCGGAAGGCGGCGCGCACTTGAATTTAAACAACCAAGGTGAACGAACATGA
- a CDS encoding GNAT family N-acetyltransferase yields MAQDRHPPAPENRLIRQATPDDVRALVELDAYATAHAHRRVFIHDAVISQRCLVVVTAGECAGYLVLTDEFFSYDFVALVVVSPIHQRQGLALQLLAGAEALCKTPKLFASTNASNRASQAMLARAGFIPSGRIENLDEHDPELVYVKFVR; encoded by the coding sequence ATGGCCCAAGACCGACACCCGCCGGCCCCTGAAAACCGGCTAATCCGCCAGGCTACGCCTGATGACGTACGCGCCCTGGTCGAGTTGGACGCCTACGCCACAGCCCACGCTCATCGGCGCGTGTTTATCCATGACGCGGTGATCAGCCAACGATGCCTGGTCGTCGTCACCGCCGGTGAATGTGCAGGCTACCTGGTGTTGACTGATGAGTTTTTCAGCTACGACTTTGTTGCGCTGGTGGTCGTGTCACCGATACATCAACGCCAGGGTCTGGCGCTGCAATTATTGGCGGGCGCAGAAGCGTTATGCAAAACGCCCAAGTTGTTTGCCTCAACCAATGCCTCCAACCGGGCGTCCCAAGCCATGCTTGCCAGGGCCGGTTTTATACCCAGCGGGCGAATCGAGAACCTTGATGAGCATGATCCTGAGCTTGTCTATGTAAAGTTCGTGCGTTAA
- a CDS encoding alpha/beta hydrolase, with protein MSTFTLTSRIYHTPRHTTQYLESGPADGPLMIFLHGWPELSLIWRAQIEAFAAQGWHCVAPDMRGYGGSSAPSDTNAYTLENIVADMAELHDHLGGAPAIWVGHDWGSVVAGELAAHQPQRSRGVVLVSVPYFPSTNALPTLVPLVDRTLYPANQYPDGQWDYYRYYNTHFASAVADLDADKAASLASIYRRGDPANISKVASNAEVTRKGGRFGEAHRAPPTQPDPALWPQADFAALVRSFEAHGFRAPCAWYLNDAANIDYAHRAPNGGRLSLPVLFVNGDYDPMNTIKGNRLGDPMRAACADLSITSLSGGHWLPVECKTGLVEVINTWLQSRNFSGQPG; from the coding sequence TTGTCCACATTCACGTTGACTTCGCGTATTTACCACACGCCCCGCCATACCACGCAGTACCTGGAGTCGGGCCCGGCCGATGGGCCGTTGATGATATTCCTGCACGGCTGGCCCGAGCTCAGCCTGATCTGGCGCGCGCAAATCGAGGCATTCGCCGCCCAAGGCTGGCACTGCGTCGCACCCGACATGCGCGGCTATGGCGGTTCCTCTGCGCCGTCCGACACCAACGCCTATACCCTTGAAAACATCGTGGCCGACATGGCCGAGTTGCATGACCATCTCGGTGGAGCGCCCGCCATTTGGGTGGGCCACGATTGGGGCAGCGTGGTGGCGGGTGAACTGGCCGCCCATCAACCGCAGCGCAGCCGCGGCGTGGTGCTGGTGTCGGTGCCCTACTTCCCGAGCACCAACGCACTGCCCACGCTCGTGCCGCTGGTGGACCGCACGCTCTATCCGGCAAACCAGTACCCAGACGGTCAATGGGACTACTACCGCTACTACAACACGCACTTTGCGAGTGCTGTCGCTGATCTTGATGCGGATAAAGCCGCATCGCTGGCGTCGATTTATCGACGCGGTGATCCGGCGAATATCAGCAAGGTGGCATCAAACGCCGAAGTCACCCGCAAAGGCGGGCGGTTTGGCGAGGCGCATCGGGCGCCACCCACCCAACCCGACCCGGCGCTGTGGCCACAGGCGGACTTCGCGGCACTGGTACGCAGTTTCGAGGCGCATGGTTTCCGCGCGCCCTGCGCGTGGTACCTGAACGACGCTGCCAACATCGATTACGCCCACCGCGCGCCCAATGGCGGCCGCCTGTCGTTGCCGGTACTGTTTGTGAACGGCGATTACGACCCGATGAACACCATCAAGGGCAATCGGTTGGGCGATCCCATGCGTGCAGCTTGCGCAGACCTCAGCATAACCAGCTTATCCGGCGGGCATTGGTTGCCGGTGGAGTGCAAGACGGGACTGGTTGAGGTCATAAATACCTGGCTGCAAAGTAGAAACTTTAGCGGACAGCCAGGCTAG
- a CDS encoding carboxymuconolactone decarboxylase family protein produces MTHRINYSSASPEGYKAFGNVYGYLLKSGLPTELIDLVYLRVSLINGCAFCIDMHSRDLLNLGVATEKLVLVPVWHDAGNVFTPRERIALAWAESVTRVAETGVPDAVYAAAAAEFSEKELADLTYAISLMNAFNRLGVAFRSKPAAAEKA; encoded by the coding sequence ATGACTCACCGCATCAACTACTCCAGCGCTTCCCCTGAGGGTTACAAGGCCTTCGGCAATGTGTACGGCTATTTGCTCAAGAGCGGTTTGCCCACCGAGTTGATCGACCTGGTTTACCTGCGGGTCTCGCTCATCAATGGCTGTGCGTTTTGCATCGACATGCATTCTCGCGACCTGCTCAACCTCGGTGTCGCGACAGAAAAACTGGTGTTGGTGCCGGTGTGGCACGACGCCGGGAATGTCTTCACCCCGCGTGAACGCATTGCACTGGCCTGGGCGGAAAGTGTCACGCGGGTTGCCGAAACCGGCGTTCCCGACGCCGTCTATGCGGCCGCTGCCGCTGAGTTCAGCGAAAAGGAATTGGCCGATCTCACCTACGCCATCAGCTTGATGAACGCCTTCAACCGACTCGGCGTGGCATTCCGCTCGAAACCGGCAGCCGCCGAAAAAGCTTGA